In Epinephelus lanceolatus isolate andai-2023 chromosome 16, ASM4190304v1, whole genome shotgun sequence, one DNA window encodes the following:
- the hivep1 gene encoding zinc finger protein 40 isoform X2, with translation MKHQQDKIEEAQKELKDPKGSQKGISESSRRNADNIKGLKRKKVVAENRLEKIPKSPVKKPLQLKTSETALHGASATKTTPSSCCSSANSPSHNPSASPIGKIDPQYAQPVTASPHKGSPSTDAERLKQEETSSRPPSIEPTDGEEGLLSKASQPKDSKSRDPSFEGDPYHSSAPLDVLLKAMEPDFSTLAERKNSLQVTAIGKPASTLNAQSSGELTMPAVNVGLQNQPSHMQTYYIDKQGNFIGIAAPLQGNVQTSPQGTAMQSSPLATPHFMPVASNPEKPSLHMSFNTGPSTITHAPVPSGSNALPQSQPPVVHTCQSLSASVPSTIQVPVTPGSNQVQMTTVMNFGADQVSKDQKPKKPGKYVCEYCSRACAKPSVLLKHIRSHTGERPYPCVTCGFSFKTKSNLYKHKKSHAHAIKLGLIARSESGGGSLSQESDKAAGTHSEAEESGDSDEDGSTADLDPDSSQSSVAALSENSLQCAGTTQASQVEVDSSGVFESVKPAPGQRAHEPKVTAALPKVVVYPVNVSPLRADSPRVTCAAPEQAAAQRQREFQTASMRSSLTLLSSLKEVDGTNPSLDTVSEDEDQQCKSPLLGGHAQLQRQQATDFSQQQQVKCLLSPRSLGSTDSGYFSRSESADQAMSPPSPFVKITPPVDIDVAKNTLPTLPTVPPVVATVMHVAAEQKPRTTDGQMRPPLEAKALSLEERISKLISDNEAVVDNKQLDSVKPRRTSLSRRGSIDSPKSYIFKDSFQFDLKPMGRRSSSSSDIPKSPFTPTDKSKPVFLLSVPSQYPPMDCLPITRSNSMPTTPGHSALPLNVPPLPHPLRICQSFDDKISSFNDDVFSSAPSTPNPAIHSRMLVRQAAVEDFTTSEGHGLPTVRSMDEGYHGQSSSTELMQRSRSFEHSQDRNRKPQQNKGTMYECETCRNRYRKLENFETHKKFYCSELHGPKNKPNTVKETDQDVFHVNIMQPIAPRSTSGSGILDQQTSIRKRRKMKSVGDEDDQSPTDTIPPCSVSFELPTALASRTFTQHAVIVDIQPKNNQTKLPQIQLVARGINTSDSRLSPIRETQISTSSKGDLQRQGSGTSVIRHTNSLSRPNSFETDSIDRASPVDILEKDSLNKLKTDAIANVSADSYHEKMSKPKSADYGKQRKEQCTDGSVAAVGENTTPVHQSRLVRQNNIQVPEILVTEEPDREHETQTTEPADKPADQFSWPQRSESLSKLPAEKLPPKKKRIRLAQMDHSSGESSFESSLSRSLSRDSSLSRCSSISASFDRDEPSRSESPSRGECVSKIPEPQGLPTAFNTLGVPGMMRRAASEQITCTQPSVEISCDYRSKSFDCGNVSPSRSLSPAGQPKIGQISQVAQVPLIERRRGPLVRQMSLKIGPESQQPVRKAVIPLDKPPITNVSSLTQNRSQQIHIANRRTMAQPFILHTGEAPLQKNEQMVQSINLGSPAQQPQVHGLPHPWHQTSRVQICQKIQQPLSQILVCSENVQNKQADSEEKKCFVPKYQLQCPALRASQTFSFSSTQGTQIALPVLTIPIANPILSVSKSSDVLQNVYVGQPSQQASEIKTQTVVLSGEQQRDPFDQAQAGTTPLPQILITHEQMHPAPSVSNKNSHSSTHSVESGAHAVPTAKKDRPPTQTVSTHNNTGERAPSLGSLHCTQKLASVTLCPQQEPTASSKRMLSPANSLDIYMEKHQKRAKDEHGVACLTDGRSVNYLNSKMSEVTRQRKLTLVRQVCTTEPVDSPIETEAPPLPQVKTDGEKDSQATDDVKPMSPDSTGLNKDTSTVIHEEAGPALNTTPGSQGTSMPAHNTLKPQEKAEEQRWTPAKSPLRPSSFHGGQVKLTTSVSVVNTKDSHRLSFPSLKTTTTFTWCFLMKRKSLHVPQTDLKTSAYAVWTVSPNNHNPLGLPTKVVMSLFDSKQSSKKIHYTSAIRTSGKSDILSYSGKLKDVMPRVPITQKSASVETRSKVLPETQASNESDKDVASKTEPRRVKIFDGGYKSNEEYVYVRGRGRGKYICEECGIRCKKPSMLRKHIRTHSDVRPYHCVHCNFSFKTKGNLTKHMKSKAHSKKCMEMGVPEGLIEDQDAEDSGDRSQVSSADRQDSDGDDSDGPDDEENDDNEEEEEDSQAESGLSTNPSVSASPQHIPSKEAEVPPSALLAQMSISSVSLPLSQPPAPHTSDSESVPMMSPVSLSKQISISGSCCSSVPLPYSPPPVATTSDFYTSDTESVHMMSPVSPCRQMSIDYPDFDVPPSPPVPSKGSKLGQDISSTPPAVATSESGIPVDRSTQTSSYASQGLMHFPPQGLSQTPGTETQTHLFSHLPLHSQQPSRSSYSMVPVGGIQLVPAGLAAYSTFVPIQAGPVQLTIPAVSVIHRNTSPLPAPNTPPHPEGLQTQPLVVQEPISSVVPCFPLGQVTGLQAQTIQPVGLDTLNLMGLTNTGLASTQLLPQQGLTLNATLGLQVLAANPTSQSSTGPQTHVPGLQIVNIALPAIIPSLSPISTLSPLPGFSERQGSPEAPGAQPSQSEHGLGSLRSCMLPASPPAPFKVSSCPEVTSGSRASPGGSSRAELTQTERQERDKSPQQHQSPAPENRAESAKESPVEGAGESAPPRPPPVTSWQKVLDDYNEVSSDDEDRLVIAT, from the exons ATAAAATCGAGGAGGCGCAGAAAGAACTTAAAGACCCCAAAGGCTCACAGAAAG GGATATCTGAAAGCAGTCGGAGAAATGCAGATAACATAAAAGGCCTGAAGAGGAAAAAGGTTGTTGCAGAGAATCGGCTAGAGAAAATTCCCAAATCTCCGGTAAAGAAGCCTctgcagttaaaaacatctgaaaCTGCACTCCACGGAGCATCGGCCACGAAAACTACACCTTCTTCCTGCTGCTCCTCGGCCAACAGTCCTTCCCACAATCCTTCAGCATCACCCATTGGGAAAATAGACCCACAGTATGCTCAACCAGTTACAGCATCCCCTCACAAGGGGTCACCTTCCACCGACGCTGAAAGGCTGAAGCAGGAAGAAACATCTTCTAGACCACCATCCATTGAGCCCACTGATGGTGAGGAGGGCTTGTTGAGTAAAGCGTCACAGCCCAAAGACAGCAAGAGCCGAGACCCCAGCTTTGAGGGAGACCCTTACCACAGCAGTGCTCCGCTTGATGTTTTACTCAAGGCCATGGAGCCTGACTTCAGTACACTGGCTGAGAGGAAAAACTCCTTGCAGGTCACAGCCATTGGAAAACCAGCCTCCACCCTTAATGCTCAATCTAGCGGTGAATTAACAATGCCAGCTGTCAATGTTGGTCTCCAGAACCAACCTTCCCATATGCAGACTTATTATATTGACAAGCAAGGAAACTTTATAGGCATTGCAGCACCTCTACAGGGAAATGTGCAGACATCTCCACAGGGCACAGCCATGCAGTCCTCTCCGCTCGCTACACCGCATTTTATGCCTGTTGCTTCAAATCCAGAAAAGCCCAGCTTGCACATGAGCTTTAACACTGGACCATCCACTATAACCCATGCACCTGTTCCCTCAGGCTCCAACGCTTTGCCACAAAGCCAACCACCAGTCGTGCACACATGCCAGTCCCTCTCAGCAAGTGTTCCCAGCACCATTCAGGTCCCAGTTACACCTGGCAGCAACCAAGTTCAGATGACCACTGTAATGAACTTTGGTGCTGATCAGGTTTCAAAGGACCAAAAGCCTAAGAAGCCCGGAAAATACGTCTGTGAATACTGCAGCCGGGCGTGTGCAAAACCCAGCGTACTGCTCAAACACATCAGGTCTCACACAGGAGAAAGGCCGTACCCCTGTGTTACTTGTGGCTTCTCTTTCAAAACCAAGAGCAACTTGTACAAGCACAAGAAGTCACACGCTCATGCTATAAAACTGGGTCTCATTGCACGCTCTGAATCTGGAGGTGGATCGCTCTCTCAAGAATCTGACAAAGCCGCAGGAACGCATTCAGAGGCGGAGGAGAGCGGTGACAGTGACGAGGATGGTAGCACTGCAGACTTGGACCCAGACTCATCACAGAGCAGTGTGGCAGCTTTGTCTGAAAATAGTTTACAGTGTGCAGGTACAACCCAAGCAAGTCAAGTGGAAGTGGACTCATCAGGTGTATTTGAGTCCGTTAAACCAGCCCCAGGTCAGAGGGCGCATGAGCCCAAAGTGACAGCTGCACTTCCAAAAGTCGTTGTATACCCGGTTAATGTCTCCCCTCTGAGGGCAGATAGTCCAAGAGTCACATGTGCAGCACCTGAGCAAGCGGCTGCACAACGGCAACGAGAGTTTCAGACTGCCAGCATGAGATCAAGCCTCACACTCCTCTCATCTCTGAAAGAGGTGGATGGCACAAATCCCTCACTAGATACTGTGAGTGAGGATGAAGACCAGCAGTGCAAGTCTCCACTGTTAGGCGGACATGCTCAGCTTCAGAGGCAACAAGCAACAGACTTTTCTCAACAGCAGCAGGTCAAGTGTCTACTAAGCCCCCGCAGTTTGGGAAGTACAGATTCTGGCTACTTCTCACGTTCTGAAAGTGCCGACCAGGCAATGAGTCCACCCAGCCCATTCGTTAAGATAACTCCACCAGTGGACATTGACGTCGCTAAGAACACCCTTCCCACCCTTCCCACTGTCCCTCCTGTGGTTGCCACAGTAATGCATGTAGCAGCTGAGCAGAAGCCACGAACCACAGACGGACAGATGCGTCCACCATTAGAAGCCAAGGCACTCTCTCTGGAAGAGCGGATTTCAAAGTTGATATCTGATAATGAGGCAGTAGTTGACAACAAGCAGCTGGACAGTGTGAAGCCAAGGAGGACATCTCTCTCAAGGAGAGGTAGCATAGACTCCCCAAAGTCATACATATTTAAAGACTCTTTTCAGTTTGATCTTAAACCAATGGGAAGAAGGTCAAGTTCCAGCTCAGACATCCCCAAGTCCCCGTTCACTCCTACAGATAAATCAAAGCCAGTATTTCTTCTCTCTGTACCTTCTCAATATCCGCCAATGGATTGTTTGCCAATAACAAGAAGTAACTCTATGCCTACTACACCAGGACACTCTGCTCTTCCTCTTAATGTTCCCCCTCTCCCCCACCCTCTGCGAATCTGCCAGTCATTTGATGACAAAATTAGTTCGTTTAATGATGATGTCTTTTCATCCGCCCCATCGACCCCAAATCCAGCGATACATTCTCGAATGTTGGTCAGACAAGCAGCGGTGGAGGATTTTACCACAAGTGAGGGGCATGGCCTCCCTACTGTTCGTTCCATGGATGAGGGCTATCATGGTCAGAGCAGTTCCACAGAGCTGATGCAAAGGAGTAGATCTTTTGAGCACAGccaggacagaaacagaaagcCTCAGCAGAACAAAGGCACAATGTATGAGTGTGAAACGTGTCGCAATCGGTACAGAAAGTTAGAAAATTTTGAAACTCACAAGAAGTTTTATTGCTCTGAGCTTCATGGTCCAAAAAACAAGCCAAACACAGTTAAAGAAACTGATCAAGATGTGTTTCACGTTAACATAATGCAGCCCATAGCACCCAGATCAACTAGTGGCTCAGGGATACTTGATCAACAGACATCAATTAGGAAGAGAAGGAAAATGAAAAGTGTTGGAGATGAGGATGATCAGTCTCCTACTGACACCATTCCACCTTGTTCGGTTAGTTTTGAGCTACCAACAGCTCTGGCAAGTCGGACATTCACTCAGCATGCTGTAATAGTAGACATACAGCCCAAAAACAACCAGACAAAGCTACCTCAGATTCAGCTCGTAGCAAGAGGTATTAATACTTCAGACTCCAGATTGTCACCAATACGAGAGACCCAGATCAGCACCTCCAGTAAAGGAGACTTGCAACGGCAAGGCAGTGGTACTTCAGTCATCAGACACACCAACTCTCTCAGCAGACCCAATTCATTTGAGACTGACTCTATCGACAGGGCCTCTCCTGTGGATATTTTAGAGAAGGATTCCCTCAACAAGCTCAAAACAGATGCAATAGCAAATGTCTCGGCTGACAGctaccatgaaaaaatgtccaaaCCCAAGAGTGCTGACTATGGAAAACAAAGGAAGGAACAATGCACTGATGGATCAGTAGCAGCAGTTGGTGAAAACACCACTCCCGTCCATCAGTCTCGTCTGGTTCGTCAAAATAACATCCAAGTTCCTGAGATTTTGGTCACAGAAGAGCCTGACAGAGAACATGAAACACAGACTACTGAGCCAGCAGATAAGCCTGCAGATCAGTTCAGCTGGCCTCAGAGAAGTGAGAGTTTGTCCAAGTTACCAGCAGAGAAACTTccgccaaaaaagaaaagaattcgTCTTGCTCAAATGGACCATTCCTCGGGTGAATCCAGTTTTGAGTCCAGCCTCTCGCGAAGCCTCAGCAGGGACAGTAGTCTTTCTCGATGTTCCAGCATCTCAGCCTCATTTGACAGAGACGAGCCATCCAGGTCTGAGAGTCCCTCTAGGGGGGAGTGTGTCAGCAAAATTCCAGAGCCTCAAGGTTTGCCAACAGCCTTCAACACCCTCGGTGTGCCTGGAATGATGAGGCGTGCCGCATCTGAACAGATCACATGTACTCAACCCTCCGTGGAGATTTCATGTGACTACCGTAGCAAGTCCTTTGACTGTGGCAATGTATCTCCCAGCAGATCTCTGTCACCTGCTGGCCAGCCAAAAATTGGACAGATCTCCCAAGTTGCCCAGGTGCCACTTATTGAAAGGAGACGGGGGCCATTAGTTCGCCAAATGTCTTTAAAGATAGGGCCCGAGAGTCAGCAGCCTGTTCGGAAAGCTGTCATACCACTAGATAAACCTCCCATTACAAATGTAAGCTCTTTAACTCAGAATAGATCCCAGCAGATTCATATTGCCAATAGACGCACCATGGCTCAGCCTTTTATCCTGCATACTGGAGAAGCACCCTTGCAAAAGAATGAGCAAATGGTGCAAAGCATTAATTTGGGTAGCCCAGCTCAGCAGCCTCAAGTCCATGGCCTTCCACACCCTTGGCATCAAACATCAAGGGTTCAAATATGCCAAAAGATACAACAACCGCTGAGCCAGATCTTAGTTTGCAGCGAGAAtgtccaaaacaaacaagcCGACTctgaagaaaagaaatgttttgtgCCCAAATACCAACTGCAGTGTCCCGCTCTGAGAGCAAGCCAAACATTTTCATTCTCCAGCACACAGGGGACTCAGATAGCCTTGCCAGTTTTAACAATACCTATTGCCAATCCAATATTGAGTGTTTCAAAATCGTCAGATGTACTCCAAAATGTATATGTTGGTCAACCCAGTCAACAGGCCTCTGAGATCAAGACACAGACTGTTGTTTTGTCAGGTGAACAGCAAAGGGACCCTTTTGATCAGGCCCAAGCAGGTACTACACCACTGCCACAGATCCTCATAACTCATGAGCAGATGCACCCTGCCCCCTCTGTGTCCAATAAAAATAGCCACTCATCCACTCACAGTGTAGAGAGTGGTGCTCATGCTGTACCAACTGCAAAGAAGGACAGGCCTCCAACTCAAACAGTGAGCACTCATAACAATACTGGAGAACGAGCACCTTCTCTTGGGTCATTACATTGCACACAGAAACTAGCATCAGTAACTCTTTGCCCACAGCAGGAACCCACTGCCTCAAGTAAACGGATGCTGTCACCTGCCAACAGCTTGGACATCTACATGGAAAAGCACCAGAAACGAGCAAAGGATGAGCATGGTGTGGCCTGTCTAACTGATGGCAGGTCAGTCAATTATCTTAATTCCAAGATGTCAGAGGTCACCCGACAGCGGAAGCTAACACTTGTTAGGCAGGTTTGCACAACTGAGCCGGTAGACAGTCCCATTGAAACTGAGGCCCCACCTCTGCCACAGGTCAAAACAGATGGTGAGAAGGACTCACAGGCTACTGATGATGTTAAGCCTATGTCACCTGACAGTACTGGGCTGAATAAAGACACAAGCACTGTTATACACGAGGAGGCCGGCCCTGCACTGAATACTACACCTGGCAGCCAGGGCACATCCATGCCAGCTCATAACACTTTGAAGCCCCAAGAGAAAGCTGAGGAACAGAGATGGACTCCTGCCAAATCTCCGCTTAGACCTTCCAGTTTCCATGGTGGTCAGGTAAAACTGACcacatctgtgtctgtggttaacacCAAAGACAGTCATCGCCTGTCTTTCCCCAGCCTGAAGACTACCACCACCTTCACATGGTGTTTCTTGATGAAGAGGAAATCTCTTCATGTTCCACAGACTGACCTGAAGACTTCTGCATATGCTGTTTGGACAGTAAGCCCCAACAACCATAACCCACTCGGGTTGCCCACCAAGGTCGTCATGTCTCTGTTCGACTCCAAGCAGAGCTCCAAGAAAATACACTACACCTCGGCCATAAGAACCAGCGGGAAATCTGACATCTTGTCTTACTCAGGCAAGCTGAAAGATGTCATGCCCAGG GTGCCAATAACCCAGAAGTCTGCATCAGTTGAAACCAGAAGTAAAGTGCTACCAGAAACTCAGGCCAGCAATGAGTCAGACAAGGATGTGGCATCTAAAACAGAACCAAGACGGGTCAAAATATTCGATGGCGG ATACAAATCTAATGAAGAGTATGTTTATGTACGTGGGCGTGGACGCGGTAAATACATCTGTGAGGAATGTGGGATCCGCTGCAAGAAGCCAAGCATGCTACGCAAACACATCCGCACCCACTCTGATGTCCGGCCATACCACTGTGTCCACTGCAACTTCTCCTTCAAGACAAAAG GAAATCTGACCAAGCACATGAAATCCAAGGCCCACAGTAAGAAATGCATGGAGATGGGGGTTCCTGAGGGTCTCATTGAGGATCAGGATGCAGAGGACTCAG GAGACCGGAGTCAGGTGAGCAGCGCTGATCGCCAAGATTCAGATGGTGATGACTCCGATGGCCCTGACGATGAGGAGAATGATGAcaatgaggaggaagaggaggacagcCAGGCAGAGTCTGGCCTGTCCACCAACCCCTCTGTCTCTGCCAGCCCGCAGCATATCCCTTCCAAAGAGGCTGAAGTCCCCCCTAGCGCCCTCCTAGCCCAGATGTCAATCAGCTCagtctcccttcctctctcccaGCCTCCGGCTCCCCACACATCAGACTCAGAATCTGTCCCCATGATGAGCCCCGTATCCCTGAGCAAGCAGATATCCATCTCTGggtcctgctgcagctcagtgcCCCTCCCTTACTCTCCTCCGCCTGTTGCCACAACATCAGACTTCTACACCTCAGACACAGAGTCAGTGCATATGATGAGCCCAGTGTCGCCATGCAGGCAGATGTCCATCGACTACCCTGACTTTGATGTGCCCCCTAGTCCCCCAGTGCCAAGCAAGGGCTCCAAGCTAGGCCAG GACATCTCATCGACACCTCCTGCTGTGGCAACAAGTGAATCAGGCATACCAGTGGACCGGAGCACTCAGACTTCCTCTTACGCCTCTCAAGGTCTCATGCACTTTCCCCCACAGGGTCTATCCCAAACACCAGGAACAGAGACGCAGACACACCTGTTCAGTCACCTGCCCCTGCACTCCCAGCAGCCTTCTCGCTCCTCTTACAGCATGGTCCCAGTTGGGGGGATCCAGCTGGTGCCCGCTGGCCTGGCAGCTTACTCCACCTTTGTACCAATCCAAGCTGGCCCCGTGCAGCTCACTATCCCAGCAGTGAGCGTCATTCACAGAAACACAAGCCCGTTACCAGCTCCCAACACTCCCCCCCATCCGGAGGGGTTGCAAACCCAGCCACTTGTGGTCCAAGAACCAATCAGTAGTGTTGTTCCCTGCTTCCCCTTAGGGCAGGTCACTGGCCTGCAGGCTCAAACAATACAGCCAGTAGGTCTAGACACACTTAACCTCATGGGGCTGACCAACACAGGCCTGGCATCCACCCAGCTGCTGCCCCAGCAAGGGCTCACACTCAATGCCACCCTCGGGCTGCAGGTTCTTGCTGCCAACCCCACCTCCCAAAGCAGCACTGGCCCCCAGACACATGTCCCAGGTCTGCAGATAGTTAACATTGCCCTGCCTGCCATCATTCCTTCTCTCAGCCCCATCTCCACTCTAAGTCCTCTCCCTGGGTTCTCAGAGAGGCAGGGCAGCCCTGAAGCTCCGGGAGCACAGCCATCTCAAAGTGAACATGGGCTCGGTTCTTTGCGGAGCTGCATGCTGCCTGCTTCACCGCCCGCCCCTTTTAAGGTCAGCAGCTGTCCAGAAGTGACCTCAGGCAGCAGGGCTAGCCCCGGAGgtagcagcagagcagagctcaCACAGACTGAGAGGCAAGAAAGGGATAAATCTCCACAGCAGCATCAATCACCAGCTCCTGAGAACCGAGCAGAAAGTGCTAAGGAGTCACCAGTTGAGGGCGCTGGTGAGTCAGCACCTCCACGACCTCCGCCAGTGACCAGCTGGCAGAAGGTACTTGATGACTATAATGAGGTATCCAGTGATGATGAAGACAGACTGGTCATTGCCACCTAA